Part of the Oncorhynchus mykiss isolate Arlee chromosome 12, USDA_OmykA_1.1, whole genome shotgun sequence genome, TATAGGCTAACTTTTCATCGCATGAAAGTTGCTCACGTTCTGTCAGCAGACGACACTTCCTGGAATGCAAGTTCATTTTCCGCGGTGATTCATCATTGAACATGTTTTTCTTAAACTTGATTGAAGGGAATTAGCGAATCCTGTAAATtgctacaaatatttatataccCTCTCTGAAAGTGAGTTTAATACAGATGTGTATTTAAAATAGGCCTAGTGAAGTTCGGATTTGACTGGCGGATCCAGGAGGACTCACCAACTGACTGGCACACTTCAAATAATGCAACTTTTAAACCCAGTCAACCGATCTGTTAGGACGTGTTTTTATGGCATACAAACGTGTGCATCTTTTCTGAAAATCATTAAGCCCTGTAACCCGATAGACTGGTGGTGACATGCTTGCAAAACTACGGGGGCTGGCTTTTTCCGAACGTGAAGCCTTTCCTTCCTGTTTCTGACGCATGGCGCGGTAGAGTTCTAGTTCCTTCTGTTGGAGAGTAGGCCAGGGCGAGTCTTAGGTCTTCACCAAACTTAACCCGTTCCTCCTAGTATTATCCATTTACAGGTAGTTCACTCACTGTAAGTAAAACGATTTATAGTATCTGTAAGGTAAACCAAACATACCAACATTTCAACAGCTTGGCTGCTCCAATTGTTGCGCTTATCGACCTACATAAGAACACTATAGCATCTGCTGGATGTTCAGCAGCTCAAAGGTCCCCTAGCCTTGTTTTTGTTAACCTAACCAGTTTACAATGTTCTATGCAACAGGAATAAAAACATTAACTCTACATATTAATATTTATCTTTCCAGAGGTCCAGGGACATGTAATGTTGACTTAATTGATATACACTTCAAGCCAAATAGCGTCCTCATATTTTCAGCCTTAGGGCTTCACTAGTCTGTTATTCAGTTCATGTGACATCTTGTATTTCCCTGTCAGTTTGTggcaatgtagagagagagggcggtaTTGATCCATAGAGATACTTTGGGCGTCTATCCCCTTTACCACTATCCAATCAATGGCAGCTCACCACTGCAACTACCATTGCTTTCTCATCTGAAATGCTGTTTTTCTACAGGCTTTTTTTTGTTTTGAGTAGGACTAGAGATTTGAAATCTGATGTGATGTTTTTCAGTAAACCCCTTTCAACAATAATTGGTTTCATGTTTTCTAAGCTATGTTATTTAATAGGACTTTTTAGAGAATTTTCCAGCCTCTGGATTGATGCAAGTTAACTTCTCATTCGACAACCACATGCCTTGGACATTACTCCACATGATTCCAGGAACCAATCTTAACCTGATTTTTGATCaagatgcacagctatttttcttCTTAAAAGTGAGCAAGCTTCCATCTATCTCCTGGCTGATTTCTAACCTCCATTACAGGATAGGCTACATGGCTGTGGGTAATCACTACgcttctctctccttgtctctactTCCCTGTCACTCTGCATTAAGGCAGGGGATCTGGTTGGGGAAATTGTAGCAAACCAAAGGAGATTAAATTCAGGGCTGAGCACAGCACCATCTGATGGCCTACTTTACGTAGCACACAGTCTACATAAAGACAACTCGCCACAATGAAGATATGGAGGCATTTAATGACGCCTCCCACACATTCCACCCCCTCCTATAGCCTGTCATGACAAGAACCAGGCTTGATGGTGACTCCTTTCCTCTCAGAGCCATTTGGCTATCTGTCCTCTTACTGCCTTTAAGTGGCACGTCGGTCCCTTCTGTTTTTGCTGTAACTCGCAAGGGACTAGAAACGAGGACACTGGCCAGCATCTCCACACATACACCAGTGTTAAAGAGTAGCTCTTCTCTTCTGCTGTTCGTCCTCATTGTACTGTGGCTTAGACTGAACAACAGACCACACAACCCCCAAATGTCCCCCAGGGGATATCAGCCTTCACATACACCTCATTCAAAAGGAAATGGTTTCCCTTCATGCTGGATATGTCCTTATTTAGTCATTGCTATCATCCACCAGAGGGCAAATGTTACTCTGCATACTATTTAGTTTCTTGTTGCAGATGTTGAGATGTTCCTCAGACCACATGACTAGTGCCATCAAGTGTACCACCCATCATCAGGTCATTGCTCTGTCAGGGACGCCACATTAAAAAGCCCAACTGAATGGAGCCACCATACAACAGCAGGCTTATTACTGTCCATAGTGGATGCTGTTGCCTTGTTACCAAGGGAGGCAGACATAATCTGGGCATGTGTCGCTACTCGCTAAGCCCCCCCACCGTGCAGGGAGAGAGCCCTGACCTTTCATCTGGCACCTTGGCACTCCCGTTCATTCTCAGCTTCCTGCTGTGTCTATACAGAGTGATTTCTCAGACCGGCTATTTAATGCTCAGACCGTATTTGTTCTAGCTTTTCCCCCTTGAGGTAGAATATTTTTTCTCTTTCGTCTGATACTTCCTCAATTTTGACTCCTCTCTGCTCTGTTTATTCATGTCTCACTCTGTCGAAATGAGTGCCTCCTGCATTGCATCAGCTCTGCCAGGCACAATCCtccttcctgaaggcactgttcTGCATTTAGTGCTGCATCCTCTGCTTTGTGCAGCAGCCCAGCGTGTGTCTGTTGACATTACATCAAGCCAGTGTTGCTTACCTGAATATCTGCTAACAAATCAAGACTGCAATGGGGTTTACGTCAGGTGGAGAAAGGCTTACAGGGGAAGTCAAGGGGATCATTTAGAAGCCTTTTGCATTACTATGTGTGTTTAAGTGCAGTCCAACATGTGGTTAAACACAGTTCTCTTCTCTAATTGGCGGATGTGAGTCATGTTGTCGGCAGAACATGAAGGAAACATACAATCACAGTTGACAAAAGTGCTGCAGAGCACAAGGAAGTCAAGCACTCTGGTGAATGGCACATAAGTCTAGAAGGGCGTCACAAAGCTACATCACAAGGACACATGAAACGGTGCGTCCTGTGGGGAGGAAAGGGAGAAATGCTAAAGTTCACTCTCAGATCTAGGTCTATGGCAAggagggagacagaacagagcGGATCAAACTAGCCATAGATGTTTTGTGTGTGACATTAGGAGTCAGAGTAAAAAGAGTATCCAGGCTGCTTGCCAAATCTAAGGTTGGTACAGCACAACGTTCCTGGAGGCGGTTGTGTCAGTGATTAGGTAGGTTTATCAGAGACCTGCCTGGAGCTGGAGTTCAGCCCAATGAATGATTACGTAATCCTTGATTTCCTGATTGccatttctcctccccctctgtggTTTAAAGCTAATTGTAGCTTTTGGACAATGCCAGCTGTTCTTTATTGCAGAATACACTTGGGTGatcactttattttttattttttaccctgcCTTAGAACTGGGACATGGCTGAGACACTAGATTGCAGTAAATGCTTATATTTTAGCATTTGTAATGTATCTTATCATCTATCAAAATTCTGTTCAAATTGCTGTCAGCCTTGTGCTGTCCTTTTCCTGTACTCTTCCCTGTGAAATGTCAAAGGTGAAGTCCTATGAGAGTACACAGTGAATGGGTTAGTTGGACAAAAAAATAAAAGACAGCTATGAGACCTTTACTACAGAAGAATGATTTATGAGCTGGACATTTCTTGAGGAACCCTTTCTTGTTGGCCTTTTTTGGGGGCTTAAGATCTGGTTTCTGACCAAGAAATCTTCTGATTTTAAGATTAAACGGATCTAACTTTGAAGGAAAAGAGGAACTTAAGGCGTTGTCTTTGAGTTCCTGTCACTTTTTCCTCCAACTGACCTGTGCTGAATTTCTTTGTTTGTGTCCTGCTTACAGAAAGCCTCCATCAACCACAATATCTTTAGCCATTTTCATCATCTCAGGAGGCGTGTCTCGCCTTTGTTAAATTTGGTAATGAAGGCCCTTGAATCTCTATAGGACACCAAAGAGGTTTGTCAGTGGAATCCTCTTGATGTGTCACTACTTACACCCCCAAACACTTCCCCTTTGCTATTCCCCAATGCCTTATTAGCAGTAATCTCTGTCACAATAATCTTACTGCTCTAATTGTTGCTAAGGAACAGCCCTAATCTGGGTGTCAGCTACTCTAGAAACCAGAGTGCTTGGATGACTATTCCTGAACCTGATCAAATGGGGATAACCCTCCAATTAAAGCTATTGGTATTTATTTAGCAACCAGTGGTAAGAACCAGTGTGAGGGGTTCAATGTTGACACATAAGCCGATCACTACCTGTATATATACCTCAGTTACACCAAAACATGTCACTTAGCAGTGACGAGTGAACAAGGCCTATTTATTTCTGTAGTCAGTATTTGTGTAATGTCAGCTGCTGGATAAATGTGTATTGGGACTTATGCTATTGTTGAAACTTGCCCTAATCTATTTCATTGAGCTCAGTGGACCTATAATTGACCCAATCATCCATTTCGTGCTTAGTGAAGATCGCATATGAATCATTATCTTGACGTGGTTGGTCAAGCCAGAAACTGAACGTGCTCCAATAACTTATTCTATGCAAGCCAAACTGTGTTGAGAATGAGATGGCTGCCAACTATTGAACAGTATTTATAGTCTACTTGTTTGCCTATGGGCATTAGGCAGTCATGCCAAGCAATGGCCACACTGATAAACGTGTGAGACTGAAGTGGGTCACTGCTCGGATGGTGCCTCATATCCGTTGTAACTTTCTACTAAAATATGTATTTCTTTAAGGTTGTCATGATAATTGTTGCATTGTACTATTTTTTAAAACTCTAGCCACCCTGACTCACAACCTAGTACTCTCAACAGTATGATTTCTGTTTTTCACCCTCTTGTTTGTCACTATTTCCTGATGTCTCCCACCTCACCCCCTCTTTTTATCTATCCACTTATTCTGAAGCACACATCCCCTCCAGCTGAAGCCGCTTGACCCAAAAGCAGGCCAGTCATGAGGGGCTGTGTTGTGGTGTGCGTTAGCAGCAGAGAAATATAGCACTCCTAAAGTATGTCCCTCTCATTTATCACCACACCAATCCTGGGGGACAACTCGGTATGTAGCGGCAGTCCACCAAGGCTCAGGTCTGGATCTAGGCTAGCACATGAGGAGGAGCGACtagagatgaatagagatgaCGTGAGAAAGATGGCACAGTATCCCTGAATCTGGTCCGTCCTCCCACTCCTAACAACGAGTCCTTCTCACTATTGCTCCAACTTCACACACATTTGCACAGCTGAGCTACCAAAACGCACCACTGCTAACAGAACAGGAATTTCTGCTTTAATGAGAACGTGGAGAGGCCCTGTTTGCGGAAAAATGGTGCAACGTGCTTCCTGTTCCTGCTTGGCGCAGGTCCATCTGTCAGGCGCTATGCAaaacagagaggggcagagggagggagaggattaCAGAGCGAGGAGGGGGGTGGAACTGGTTAGTGTGGTGAGAGGTTTGAGAGCCAGACAGGAGCCCTTGTTTGCAGTGATGTGATTTTAATGTACTATTGCTGGGATTGGTGTTGAGCTGGGGTTTTTATGGTGTGTTATGTCACCAAGGTAATACCGGCGTCTGTGTTCAACATCTGGAGTCTTGCTCATGGCACAACATCAATGTTgaacttgttttttttctctttgcAGTTGCGTGTTTGTGTGTAGCCCAATAATAACATCTTTCACACATCCCCCAAGGCGTTCTACGTGGCTTTTTAGCCTGTTTTGTTATGTTTTTCTACCATTGCTAAGGTTTCTCTCGTTATATTGGAATGTGTGAGCTACTACGGTCCTTGAACAAGTGTGTTTCAAACTCGACTGCTGCATGAGCATGACAGTGTGTGATATATAGCATAGCCTAGGCTTCCTGTCTCGTTGTTGGTTAGGTGGTTTCCTGTGAACTGACTGACATCCACAAACGttctgtgttgtggaggtctgCCAGGGCCCTTTGTCAAAGTAGTATTCTTGCTCTTGCCATTTTCTGTTTTACAATTCATCAGAGATACTCAATGTTGCTCAGTTAATTGATTGTATTACACTAATACACAATTGTGTATTACGGTGTAATTACACAGTGCTACAGCACAGGCCAAGTTGATTAGCTTTTTCCCCGAGTTGATTTGCTTTGTTGCAATGTAATTGGGGCCAGCTGGTGTCAGTTCACCAGTAACACATTGAGTCAATGGATTTACAGTCTCTCAGTTGAAATTCCACTTAACAAAGTACAGTAAGCTGATAAAAGCACTAGAAGTAGCCTTGACCTGCCCTGTCAGTGCAGAGTTTAAGATTTTTACCCAGAGAAGGAATAGGCCTGTCATTTATTGCtgtggggaaaaaaactattggtCTGTGGTAAAGTAAAGCTTTTAAAGTATTAGATGCAGTACTGCAGTAAATCACTAATGCATCAGTAGAAAATGCAGCATGGCATTGGCGCCATCACGCTGAACTGCTACCACTGAAGACTACGCTGCTGACTGTCTGTGGTGTGTACACGGATACAGAGAGGCGCTCTGTGCCAATCACTCACAATACCACGAAGAACAAGGAGGCCAGTCTTCATGAAGGGAGACAGAAAGTACAGAGCAGCAGTGTTATGAAATCACCTCGGTGTAGCAGAGGTATTACACCAGCTAGACGTAGGCCTCTATTTTACTACAGTACTTaactggcaggtagcctagtgcagtggttcccaaactgtggggtaAGGGGTGTCCgctgtaatagtagaatgcacaaggtgcggTTTCGAAATTGAGTAGTGTGTCATCAGTTTTCCTCAGTCATTGTATACCTtggagagctatttataacttgtcagaaatgtccaaaGATCAACTGGGCCATGTCGGCTAAAGATTTTTTAGCTAGGTTTTTTAGCACatagattttgttgtaatgtCTGAGTGACTCAGAACAAATGAATaaacattagacatggcaaaatgtatagaattgcaagaacattagctttaaaactgcaacaacaTTTTTGTACCCATGaccaaatgtgtagaattgtaggaaattagctttaaaccaACAAAAATGTTATCTTCGCTAActagaggggtgtgaacagtttgtgtcatgaatagTGCTTGTACCCATAGAAATAGGGGTGGTGcgggatgttccccaatgttGGAACAGGGCCTGAGTAAAAAGTGAACccctagcctagtggttagttttgggccagtaaccgaaaggtcgctggcaAGGTGGACAAATCtaccgttctgcccttgagcaagacagttaacccccaacaacaactgctcctgGACGCTGATGACagggatgtcgattaaggcagccctcccgcacctctctgattgtgagggtttgggttaaatgcggaagacacatttcagttgaatgcattctgtTTTGCaagtgactaggtatcccctttcccttccccatCTGTGGGGAAAGGTTGATTTCAACACCAACCGCTCTCTCCTCACGACACCCACCTCTCTGGCAAGAGGACCCTCCCTCTAATATCATTGTCCTGATTCCTGCGTAGCATCACTCTCCCCAGACCCTAATTGATGTTGACTGGTAATGCAGTGCAGCTGGGTGCTGCTCCCCACATTAGCATGTTGTTATCTGCTTGATCCACAGAAGCTTGACTGTAGCTCACTACAGCgtggtagaggagggagggagagggtttgAGTTGAGATGAAGCTCTGCTTTTCGACCAACCAGCCCACTGTGGTTCCCCCCCGCGTGTACAGCGCTGGCCCTTCTCTGGTCTGACCTCCATGCTGGGACTGTGTCCAATGTAGTCCAAGCCAGGACGTGTGAGTCAGGCCAAGGGATCTTTATCGCAATAGAAGGTTCTGGTTAGGCTCAGTCACATGCCCTGgctctgtgtgtggtgtttcagacaggttggaactgctcggtaacccatttgctgttgacgtggaaagctcaccaccaaacctccaaatggagttgattgacctccaatgcaatgatgcactgagggcaaaatatgcggcagtgggtgctgcggagttcgcccgtttcctccccggcacaatgcccaagctgcgcatccaggctgctcaaacgttgtctatgtttggcagcacatacctgtgtgaacaactgttttctttgatgaacctgaacaaaacatcacacagaagtcgacttactgctgaacacctccactcaattctgaggatttcttcagctcagagccttaccccgaacattgatgaacttgtggaaaagatgggacaccaccaagtatcaccctcaacctcaaacaagtgaacattactgtgcaatcacatatttagagtttttactcagttcaagtttaaaagttaaaatttaatatttgttttcactgcatgttacttctccttaaacaaagtgttgtttttgattaatagatttttgcactttatttttttgtatttcaatccaattatattttaaaaatatttcagttgagtggatgatagaaaattgctattattgttttttctttgaagtaaatttagcccacttttgctaaaatagaaaatatagtctactgatggtgccttgaataccggtttctttcatttaatgttcatgttatggggatatttatataaaggaaatttgtcttttgtgtctgttgaaaattaaagattactgacagagccataagaaaatattgctttatttatctgatcatattgtaatatatttgttaggttttcagtaggttcaattaggttcactagactatatgcgtcatttaaaaatttttcaatgaacattcgaacagtccggccctcgtcttgtagctgatttttttatttggccctccgtccatttgactttgacacccctgatttAAAGGATCCCAATGAGCATCTGGGAAGTGGCGTGTTGACTGCTACCACAGAGTTACTAAACCCAGAGGCCCAATATCACACGACTTCCGGGAACCCATGCGAAGCAGACTGGAGGCCAGACCAGGGTTTGAGAAGTTTAAAAGTATTCCTTAGTTGTTACTCGACCAAGtgacacgttttcatttttgtcaaaaacaactttatatcgaagAAGTGCCTTTGATTTGATGTCCTGCACATCCTCAGCATCCACGCTAGATGACCGCTAGACCTGATGACGTGTTTCTgcgcatgagcttagctagccaatgtcgccatgacatcgcctacaagcaTGATCTGGGATTTTTATTGGCTCATACTAAACCATCTTTGCTGCTACCATCATTCAAACTCTGGCCCTGCTTGAATAGTTTGGATATACAtccttacctcctccctcccttgtaaAAGTAACCAATCTCACATGATTCATTAGTTAGTAGCATGTGAGGTCTCTACTACACGTCTTTTACCAATGCAGTCATTTCAGACCAGTGGTTTACCTGAAGACGAGGTACTGTAGGGAGGACACATTTTTCACCCTGACAAGGTATTCAGGGAGTACGCTCAGGCGTGCTGTTTTTAATCTTGTCCTCCTGCGATGTAACTTAATAAAGGCGTGTACATTTTTCGGTAAGACAGAGCCTTGGGGGGGTTTTAGAGCCTTGGGGGTTGTTTTGTGCTCACTAAGTAACAACTGTGTTTTACAGTGTTTTGTGCTCACTACGTAACAACTGTGTTTTACAGTGTTTTGTGCTCACTACGTAACAACTGTGTTTTACAGTGTTTTGTGCTCACTACGTAACAACTGTGTTTTACAGTGTTTTGTGCTCACTACGTAACAACTGTGTTTTACAGTGTTTTGTGCTCACTACGTAACAACTGTGTTTTACAGTGTTTTGTGCTCACTACGTAACAACTGTGTTTTACAGTGTTTTGTGCTCACTATGTAACAACTGTGTTTTACAGTGTTTTGCCTTGCAGTTTGTTGATCTATTTTCAACGTATTGGACCAAACCTCCTgacctgtgtctctctcgctctcagtagACTATGGCAGAGCAGGATCCCACCCCGGAGCAGCTGGCGGCCATCGCAGCGGCCAACGAGGAAGCGGAGGGCGGGGTCAACTACAAGCCCCCCGCTCAGAAGAGTCTGCAGGAGATCCAGGAGCTGGACAAGGACGACGAGAGCCTGCGCAAGTACAAGGAGGCCCTGCTGGGGAACGCCGCCGCGGCTGCAGGTTTGTGTTGCTGCTCCATTTACACACgttgtagagacacacacacatacacacactctgcaGACATACTCATGTAATTTTGAAACACCAGCCCTgcagactgtttctctctctccctctcgaccTGATTAACAAACAAACCCACATCCACAATGCATATCTCGTGCAACCATCTTTGTTTATTTTCTTATAATTCCCTCCTACTTTCAAGTCCTTCAGCAGGCTTTGTTTTCAGGGATTTAATTGAATGAGTTTGCAAATACCataagagagggtgggagagggcaACAGGCTGGCAGTCTTGGTGCTCAGTGGGTACAGCAGTGACagagttacccccccccccaggcggGTCAGTAGCTGACACCTGCAACAGTCTGTGAACTAGATACAGGCTGCTGACTGGAAAGGAGGCCAAGCCGCCTGGGCTTTATTCAGAGCTGCGGTAGCAAAGACTGCGATGAACCACTGATCGCTGGTAGAAATATTTTCACGTTGTTTTATGTCTGATACTCATTTCCATCTGTTGCAAATGTCATTATTCACAGTTGAACTGTTCTTCATGAACTGTTGTAGTTTTCTGCTTTAGCCTATTGACTTAGCCCCCTTGAGTTGATTGACGCACCGGTGCATAacaaaaaatccccatcaaaatcatTCAATTTAAGCTAGAGAGGGTTTTTTTGGAtttggatgcatctcaatccaccacatcctccGATGTCGTACTTCCGCATCTGAAAGTTGGCACAGCTTGAAtaatgtttgtcagaccatgagacatctggaaAATGTCTTCTCACGTTAAATGTCTGTAGCGTCGGAACAGTTTGACCTATGaccactcttttttttttttaactaggcaagtcagttaagaacaaattctcatttacaatgacagcctaccccagccaaaccccaacccagatgacgctgggccaattgtgtgccgccctatgggactcccaatcacggccagttgtgttacagcctggaatcgaaccgaggtctgtagtgacgtctctagcactgagatgcagtgccttagaccgctgcgacatTCGGGAGCCATTgaaaggggagattctccattTTGTGTCACCGGTTTTAAAAACAAATGGAAGTATGAAGAATGTGCCTACCCATAAAaatggttaaatatatatatatatatatattttttttttccagagttttaaaatattttttatctaTCTCCTAGATCTAGGACTGACACTTTAAAACCTTATTTCTTATGATTTTGTTTTTGACTGACCTTTTTTCCATTCATGAATGTGTTATTcgatgcgtttctatgggctttagTATTAAAGGCctaaatcaaaatgttatttaaaaaaaaattatagctAAAGgtgtcctaaaattctaaatcaaatagtatagttaaatgatccatagtatgaGCATCTTAACCCCACAATGTCTTAGACTCTAAAGAATTAAACATGCACTGCTTATAATAGTCAATGTTTGTGTTTACCATGAACTATTTTGACATTTTTGTactttgctttgttttttttccctTTCTCCCAGTAGACCCCAACGCTCCCAATGTTCAGGTGACACGCTTGACCCTGATGTGTGAGACGGCGCCGCTGCCCCTGACCCTTGACCTACAGGGTGAGTAGAGCAGCACAGTGGTTGTACTGGTATTTAGAGGGTGTGTTTCAGAATACACCGAGGTGCACTTTTTGAGAAAAGGCTCCATATTGAAAGACTTCTAATGTGTTTTAGTGTGAAAAGAAGCCTTTTTAGTGAGCACATGTAATATTTTCCATATGAATGTGTGAGGGTGGAACTAAAGCTTACCATTGGGGGGGACAAAAGACATTGCCTCATAGCAGCTGCAATTGTGCATAGTAGCTGCAACACCTGGCCGGCCACCTATGGTTTACAAACATACGTTTTCCAGTAGACATATCAGGCATATTCCATGGGCCATTCCTAATGGATTGGTTGTATTATTCCAGTTAATGAGGCATTTCTTCTGCTGGTTTGAGACTCTTCTGCCCTCATATGGCCTGTAGAGCCACCTACAGGGAAGAAACCAGGGCCATAGAGCTGAACTCACATACAGGGAAGCGCCATCTAGTGGACACTATAATAGCAGGCTACAACCCTGTTGGAACACTTAGAAAACCCTGCCGTTGTGCTCGCATTTTTAAAGATGCTGAATCACTGATCTGACACCTTTCACCCATCCAGTCTAACACAATTACTTCCAGGGGAGAACTTTGTACATTGCATATATTGGAACAAAATGATAGACTCCTCCTGCATTCACTCTGCCTGAGGGTCTCTGACATTCTCTTTCTGTGGTCtggcctcctctttctctctgctcatcCTCCTCAGGAGACCTGGAGTCCTTTAAGAAACAGTCCTTTGTCCTGAAGGAAGGCGTGGAGTACAAGATAAAGATCAGCTTCAAGGTGAATGAGTCTGGCCTTCTTCAACAACGTGTTATGTCTGTTTATCCAATCAAACTAACATGACCAGTGTCAGCTTGGCCACTATCAAGCTATTTTGGACATTGAAATTCAATTGTAAGCTGAATACACACCATGAAAGGGCTGCGGTCTTATCCGAAGGGTGGATGTGGAAAGAGGATGTGACCTCATCACTGATTGTCTCTGTCTGCAGGTCAACAAGGAGATTGTGTCGGGACTGAAGTATGCCCAGCAGACCTACAGGAAAGGAGTCAAGGGTAAGTTCTGCTGTTTCATTTTCTTGCTCTGTCTACTGTGAGGATTTGAGAAGGCCGGATAAGGTTAAGCAATATAGTGTACCTTCCATCTAGAGGACAACATGGGGATATGACCATATTGCTTATACTTATCCAATTATCTCAGATGTCCACAACAAGTGCATCGGAAACAGGGGTTAGGGATGTATCTGGGAGTGGCTTGGTCAACTCAGGTGACTGTATTCA contains:
- the LOC110538530 gene encoding rho GDP-dissociation inhibitor 1 isoform X2, encoding MAEQDPTPEQLAAIAAANEEAEGGVNYKPPAQKSLQEIQELDKDDESLRKYKEALLGNAAAAADPNAPNVQVTRLTLMCETAPLPLTLDLQGDLESFKKQSFVLKEGVEYKIKISFKVNKEIVSGLKYAQQTYRKGVKVDKSDYMVGSYGPRPAEYEFLTPLEEAPKGMLARGTYNIKSKFTDDDKHDHLSWEWNLNIKKEWKD
- the LOC110538530 gene encoding rho GDP-dissociation inhibitor 1 isoform X1 produces the protein MAEQDPTPEQLAAIAAANEEAEGGVNYKPPAQKSLQEIQELDKDDESLRKYKEALLGNAAAAAVDPNAPNVQVTRLTLMCETAPLPLTLDLQGDLESFKKQSFVLKEGVEYKIKISFKVNKEIVSGLKYAQQTYRKGVKVDKSDYMVGSYGPRPAEYEFLTPLEEAPKGMLARGTYNIKSKFTDDDKHDHLSWEWNLNIKKEWKD